The proteins below are encoded in one region of Gambusia affinis linkage group LG07, SWU_Gaff_1.0, whole genome shotgun sequence:
- the cdk18 gene encoding cyclin-dependent kinase 18 isoform X2 has product MNKMKNFKRRFSLSVPRTETIEENEFTEQINQLNIRHTQGLTPDRLGPPSHDASPVSPEATTPGAHSPSHLHYHSQAQHRRFSMEDVSKRMSLPMDIRLPPEFLKKLQQESENSPLCRPISRMSRRASLSDIGFGKLETYVKLGKLGEGTYATVFKGRSKLTENLVALKEIRLEHDEGAPCTAIREVSLLKNLKHANIVTLHDIIHTDRCLTLVFEYLDSDLKHYLDNCGNLMSMHNVKIFMFQLLRGLSYCHKRKILHRDLKPQNLLINDKGELKLADFGLARAKSVPTKTYSNEVVTLWYRPPDVLLGSTEYSMHIDMWGVGCILYEMATGRPMFPGATVKEELHLIFRLIGTPTEETWPGISSNEEFRSYLFPQYRSQALLNHVPRLDMEGIDLLSAFLLYDTRTRISSEAALHHAYFLSLGDAVHHLADTASVFSLGELQLQKDPGHRSSVFQPLGRGKNRRQSIF; this is encoded by the exons ATGAACAAGATGAAGAACTTTAAGAGACGGTTCTCCCTGTCAGTCCCACGTACTGAGACCATCGAGGAGAATGAGTTCACTGAACAGATCAACCAGCTCAACATAAGACACACCCAGG GGCTGACTCCGGACCGGCTCGGCCCTCCGTCACACGATGCCAGCCCAGTGAGCCCTGAGGCAACCACACCAGGAGCTCACTCTCCGTCCCACCTGCACTACCACAGCCAGGCCCAGCACAGACGCTTTTCCATGGAA GACGTCAGTAAGCGGATGTCTCTGCCCATGGACATCCGCCTGCCGCCAGAGTTTCTcaaaaaactgcagcaggaaAGTGAAAACTCCCCCCTGTGCAGACCGATCAGCCGCATGTCCAGACGCGCCTCACTG TCTGATATAGGATTTGGGAAACTGGAAACGTATGTGAAGCTTGGCAAACTAGGTGAG GGGACATACGCTACAGTTTTTAAAGGAAGGAGCAAACTAACGGAGAACCTGGTGGCCCTGAAGGAGATCCGTCTGGAGCACGACGAGGGAGCTCCCTGCACCGCTATCAGAGAAG tgtctCTGCTGAAGAACCTCAAACACGCCAACATCGTCACGCTGCATGACATCATCCACACAGACCGCTGCCTCACCCTGGTGTTCGAGTATCTG GACAGTGACCTTAAACATTACTTGGACAACTGTGGAAATCTCATGAGCATGCACAACGTCAAG ATCTTCATGTTCCAGCTGCTGCGCGGTCTCTCCTACTGCCACAAGAGAAAAATCCTCCACAGAGACCTGAAGCCTCAGAACCTTCTCATCAACGACAAGGGCGAGCTGAAGCTGGCCGATTTTG GTCTGGCTCGGGCCAAATCCGTCCCCACAAAGACCTACTCCAACGAAGTGGTGACTCTTTGGTATCGGCCCCCCGATGTGCTCCTGGGCTCTACAGAATACTCCatgcacatcgacatgtg GGGTGTGGGTTGTATACTGTATGAGATGGCGACGGGTCGCCCGATGTTTCCTGGTGCCACGGTGAAGGAGGAGCTACACTTGATTTTTAGACTCATAG GTACTCCAACAGAAGAGACCTGGCCTGGTATTAGCAGCAATGAGGAGTTCAGGTCTTACCTCTTTCCTCAGTACAGATCTCAAGCTCTCCTCAACCACGTACCTCG GTTGGACATGGAGGGAATTGATCTGCTGTCAGCTTTCCTGCTG TATGACACCAGGACCAGAATCTCGTCTGAGGCGGCTCTACACCACGCCTACTTCCTGAGTCTGGGGGATGCCGTACATCATCTTGCTGACA CTGCTTCTGTGTTCTCTCTCGGAGAGTTGCAGCTCCAGAAAGATCCAGGCCATCGTAGCTCAGTATTCCAGCCTTTAG GCCGAGGAAAGAATCGAAGACAAAGCATCTTCTAG
- the cdk18 gene encoding cyclin-dependent kinase 18 isoform X1, protein MEGCWCFTRLNAAVKKDAESGSAVRFLRSPYHRGQLLVFCCSGTSLLFYTMNKMKNFKRRFSLSVPRTETIEENEFTEQINQLNIRHTQGLTPDRLGPPSHDASPVSPEATTPGAHSPSHLHYHSQAQHRRFSMEDVSKRMSLPMDIRLPPEFLKKLQQESENSPLCRPISRMSRRASLSDIGFGKLETYVKLGKLGEGTYATVFKGRSKLTENLVALKEIRLEHDEGAPCTAIREVSLLKNLKHANIVTLHDIIHTDRCLTLVFEYLDSDLKHYLDNCGNLMSMHNVKIFMFQLLRGLSYCHKRKILHRDLKPQNLLINDKGELKLADFGLARAKSVPTKTYSNEVVTLWYRPPDVLLGSTEYSMHIDMWGVGCILYEMATGRPMFPGATVKEELHLIFRLIGTPTEETWPGISSNEEFRSYLFPQYRSQALLNHVPRLDMEGIDLLSAFLLYDTRTRISSEAALHHAYFLSLGDAVHHLADTASVFSLGELQLQKDPGHRSSVFQPLGRGKNRRQSIF, encoded by the exons AGTCTGCTTTTCTACACCATGAACAAGATGAAGAACTTTAAGAGACGGTTCTCCCTGTCAGTCCCACGTACTGAGACCATCGAGGAGAATGAGTTCACTGAACAGATCAACCAGCTCAACATAAGACACACCCAGG GGCTGACTCCGGACCGGCTCGGCCCTCCGTCACACGATGCCAGCCCAGTGAGCCCTGAGGCAACCACACCAGGAGCTCACTCTCCGTCCCACCTGCACTACCACAGCCAGGCCCAGCACAGACGCTTTTCCATGGAA GACGTCAGTAAGCGGATGTCTCTGCCCATGGACATCCGCCTGCCGCCAGAGTTTCTcaaaaaactgcagcaggaaAGTGAAAACTCCCCCCTGTGCAGACCGATCAGCCGCATGTCCAGACGCGCCTCACTG TCTGATATAGGATTTGGGAAACTGGAAACGTATGTGAAGCTTGGCAAACTAGGTGAG GGGACATACGCTACAGTTTTTAAAGGAAGGAGCAAACTAACGGAGAACCTGGTGGCCCTGAAGGAGATCCGTCTGGAGCACGACGAGGGAGCTCCCTGCACCGCTATCAGAGAAG tgtctCTGCTGAAGAACCTCAAACACGCCAACATCGTCACGCTGCATGACATCATCCACACAGACCGCTGCCTCACCCTGGTGTTCGAGTATCTG GACAGTGACCTTAAACATTACTTGGACAACTGTGGAAATCTCATGAGCATGCACAACGTCAAG ATCTTCATGTTCCAGCTGCTGCGCGGTCTCTCCTACTGCCACAAGAGAAAAATCCTCCACAGAGACCTGAAGCCTCAGAACCTTCTCATCAACGACAAGGGCGAGCTGAAGCTGGCCGATTTTG GTCTGGCTCGGGCCAAATCCGTCCCCACAAAGACCTACTCCAACGAAGTGGTGACTCTTTGGTATCGGCCCCCCGATGTGCTCCTGGGCTCTACAGAATACTCCatgcacatcgacatgtg GGGTGTGGGTTGTATACTGTATGAGATGGCGACGGGTCGCCCGATGTTTCCTGGTGCCACGGTGAAGGAGGAGCTACACTTGATTTTTAGACTCATAG GTACTCCAACAGAAGAGACCTGGCCTGGTATTAGCAGCAATGAGGAGTTCAGGTCTTACCTCTTTCCTCAGTACAGATCTCAAGCTCTCCTCAACCACGTACCTCG GTTGGACATGGAGGGAATTGATCTGCTGTCAGCTTTCCTGCTG TATGACACCAGGACCAGAATCTCGTCTGAGGCGGCTCTACACCACGCCTACTTCCTGAGTCTGGGGGATGCCGTACATCATCTTGCTGACA CTGCTTCTGTGTTCTCTCTCGGAGAGTTGCAGCTCCAGAAAGATCCAGGCCATCGTAGCTCAGTATTCCAGCCTTTAG GCCGAGGAAAGAATCGAAGACAAAGCATCTTCTAG